Proteins co-encoded in one Quercus robur chromosome 8, dhQueRobu3.1, whole genome shotgun sequence genomic window:
- the LOC126696972 gene encoding (+)-neomenthol dehydrogenase-like isoform X1, whose protein sequence is MAEETKRFAVVTGANKGIGFETVRQLASNGFVVVLTGRDEKKGLEALGKLKDSALSDNVLFHQLDVADPASITSLADFIKTQFGKLDILVNNAGIGGVKFDSDGGEGDGIVQPKLIQTYELAEECLKTNYYGAKRTAEALIPLLQLSNSPRIVNVSSSMGQLKNIPNEWAKRVLCDDENLTEEKVDEVLEEFLKHYKEGSLEAKGWPTFLSAYTVSKAAMNAYTRIIAKKYPSFCINCVCPGFVKTDINRNTGILPVEEGAASPVRLALLPDGSPSGLFFVRQEVSPF, encoded by the exons ATGGCTGAAGAAACAAAGAG gTTTGCAGTAGTTACAGGAGCAAATAAGGGGATTGGATTTGAAACAGTTAGACAGTTGGCTTCAAATGGGTTCGTAGTGGTGCTAACAGGAAGAGATGAGAAGAAGGGTCTTGAAGCTCTTGGGAAACTGAAAGACTCTGCTCTCTCTGATAATGTGCTTTTTCATCAGCTTGATGTGGCTGACCCTGCCTCCATTACTTCTTTGGCAGATTTCATCAAAACCCAGTTCGGGAAACTTGATATCTTG GTGAACAATGCAGGGATTGGTGGAGTCAAATTCGATTCTGATGGTGGG GAAGGAGATGGAATTGTTCAGCCTAAACTGATTCAAACTTATGAATTAGCAGAAGAATGCTTGAAAACTAACTACTATGGAGCTAAAAGAACGGCTGAAGCACTCATTCCTCTCCTCCAATTGTCAAATTCACCACGGATTGTTAATGTTTCATCCTCCATGGGTCAGCTAAAG AACATCCCAAATGAATGGGCTAAAAGAGTGCTATGTGATGATGAAAACCTTACAGAAGAGAAAGTGGATGAAGTATTAGAGGAATTTCTTAAGCATTACAAAGAAGGTTCACTGGAAGCCAAAGGCTGGCCTACTTTTCTTTCTGCCTATACAGTCTCAAAAGCAGCCATGAATGCCTACACAAGAATTATAGCCAAAAAGTACCCTAGCTTCTGCATCAATTGTGTCTGCCCTGGCTTTGTCAAAACAGATATAAATCGCAACACTGGCATCTTACCCGTTGAAGAAGGTGCTGCAAGTCCTGTGAGGTTAGCACTGCTGCCTGATGGCAGTCCTTCTGGCCTTTTTTTTGTTCGGCAAGAAGTGTCTCCTTTTTGA
- the LOC126696966 gene encoding (+)-neomenthol dehydrogenase-like has protein sequence MAEATKKYAVVTGANKGIGFEICRKLASNGIVVVLTARDEKKGLEAVEKLREFGLSDHVIYHQLDVADPASIASFANFIKTKYGKLDILVNNAGIYGTILDGDALAASGLGKEGANVDWSKIVTDTYELAEECLKTNYYGAKGMIEALLPILQLSNSPRIVNVSSSFGHLKEIPSEWAKEVLGNAESLTEERVDEVLNEYLKDFKEGSLETKGWPRYSSAYVLSKATLNAYTRIVAQKFPSFRVNCVCPGYVKSDFNHNTGYLTTDEGAESVVKLALLPNDGPSGLFFSRNEVTTFD, from the exons ATGGCAGAAGCTACAAAGAA gTATGCAGTTGTTACAGGGGCCAATAAGGGGATTGGCTTCGAAATATGCAGGAAGTTGGCCTCAAATGGGATCGTGGTGGTGCTAACTGCTAGAGATGAGAAAAAAGGCCTTGAAGCAGTTGAAAAGCTGAGAGAGTTTGGGCTATCTGACCACGTTATATATCATCAGCTTGATGTGGCGGATCCTGCTAGTATAGCTTCCTTTGCAAATTTCATTAAAACCAAATATGGGAAGCTCGATATATTG GTCAACAACGCTGGGATCTATGGAACTATATTAGATGGAGATGCTTTAGCCGCTTCAGGTCTTGGTAAG GAAGGTGCCAATGTGGATTGGAGTAAAATAGTGACCGACACTTACGAGTTAGCTGAAGAGTGCCTAAAAACAAACTACTATGGCGCCAAAGGAATGATTGAAGCACTTCTTCCAATCCTCCAGTTGTCCAATTCACCAAGGATTGTTAATGTTTCCTCTTCCTTTGGGCACTTAAAG GAAATACCAAGTGAATGGGCTAAAGAAGTGTTAGGTAATGCTGAAAGCCTAACAGAAGAAAGAGTAGATGAGGTATTGAATGAATATCTAAAAGATTTTAAAGAGGGCTCCTTGGAAACCAAAGGCTGGCCAAGATATTCGTCTGCCTATGTGCTTTCAAAAGCAACTCTCAATGCCTACACAAGGATTGTGGCTCAAAAGTTCCCGTCTTTCCGAGTCAATTGCGTCTGCCCTGGTTATGTCAAGTCAGATTTTAACCACAACACTGGCTACTTGACAACTGATGAAGGTGCTGAAAGTGTTGTAAAGTTAGCGCTCTTGCCCAACGATGGTCCTTCTGGCCTCTTCTTTTCTCGGAATGAAGTGACAACTTTTGATTGA
- the LOC126696972 gene encoding (+)-neomenthol dehydrogenase-like isoform X2, with translation MAEETKRFAVVTGANKGIGFETVRQLASNGFVVVLTGRDEKKGLEALGKLKDSALSDNVLFHQLDVADPASITSLADFIKTQFGKLDILEGDGIVQPKLIQTYELAEECLKTNYYGAKRTAEALIPLLQLSNSPRIVNVSSSMGQLKNIPNEWAKRVLCDDENLTEEKVDEVLEEFLKHYKEGSLEAKGWPTFLSAYTVSKAAMNAYTRIIAKKYPSFCINCVCPGFVKTDINRNTGILPVEEGAASPVRLALLPDGSPSGLFFVRQEVSPF, from the exons ATGGCTGAAGAAACAAAGAG gTTTGCAGTAGTTACAGGAGCAAATAAGGGGATTGGATTTGAAACAGTTAGACAGTTGGCTTCAAATGGGTTCGTAGTGGTGCTAACAGGAAGAGATGAGAAGAAGGGTCTTGAAGCTCTTGGGAAACTGAAAGACTCTGCTCTCTCTGATAATGTGCTTTTTCATCAGCTTGATGTGGCTGACCCTGCCTCCATTACTTCTTTGGCAGATTTCATCAAAACCCAGTTCGGGAAACTTGATATCTTG GAAGGAGATGGAATTGTTCAGCCTAAACTGATTCAAACTTATGAATTAGCAGAAGAATGCTTGAAAACTAACTACTATGGAGCTAAAAGAACGGCTGAAGCACTCATTCCTCTCCTCCAATTGTCAAATTCACCACGGATTGTTAATGTTTCATCCTCCATGGGTCAGCTAAAG AACATCCCAAATGAATGGGCTAAAAGAGTGCTATGTGATGATGAAAACCTTACAGAAGAGAAAGTGGATGAAGTATTAGAGGAATTTCTTAAGCATTACAAAGAAGGTTCACTGGAAGCCAAAGGCTGGCCTACTTTTCTTTCTGCCTATACAGTCTCAAAAGCAGCCATGAATGCCTACACAAGAATTATAGCCAAAAAGTACCCTAGCTTCTGCATCAATTGTGTCTGCCCTGGCTTTGTCAAAACAGATATAAATCGCAACACTGGCATCTTACCCGTTGAAGAAGGTGCTGCAAGTCCTGTGAGGTTAGCACTGCTGCCTGATGGCAGTCCTTCTGGCCTTTTTTTTGTTCGGCAAGAAGTGTCTCCTTTTTGA